In a genomic window of Flavobacterium sp. KACC 22761:
- a CDS encoding RDD family protein, whose amino-acid sequence MNNSIYVLEKKLLTSDRDRFLNCIIDFFSILIMIFVFTFFVVITGNIFQWDVYRPWVETMINLGMLGTYLSFAMFYYLVFESLFGRTIGKFITGSIVVNENGLKPSFSAICIRTLCRLIPFDQLSFLSKSERIWHDALSKTFVVEKKDLERDMEIFRSLDLIGKKEIA is encoded by the coding sequence TTGAATAATTCTATCTATGTTCTGGAAAAGAAACTGTTGACATCAGATCGAGATCGTTTTTTAAATTGTATCATCGATTTTTTTTCTATTCTTATCATGATTTTTGTTTTTACATTTTTTGTTGTGATAACGGGAAATATTTTTCAATGGGATGTTTATCGTCCTTGGGTAGAAACTATGATAAATTTAGGGATGCTAGGAACCTATCTTTCTTTTGCGATGTTTTATTATTTAGTTTTTGAAAGTCTCTTCGGAAGAACTATTGGTAAATTTATTACAGGGAGTATTGTAGTAAATGAAAATGGTCTAAAACCAAGTTTCAGCGCTATTTGTATTAGAACTCTATGTCGTTTAATTCCTTTTGATCAATTATCATTTTTAAGTAAATCGGAAAGAATATGGCATGATGCTCTTTCTAAAACTTTTGTTGTTGAGAAAAAAGATTTGGAAAGAGATATGGAGATTTTCCGCTCCTTAGATTTAATTGGCAAAAAAGAAATAGCCTAA
- a CDS encoding phosphoadenylyl-sulfate reductase produces the protein MSAIIVQELLEKTKAFSLDETLVFLAKEFPGKVIFSTSFGQEDQVITDFIAKSDTDIKVFTLDTGRLFQETYDVFHKTLKKYKRPIEVFFPEAASVEKLLQEKGPNSFYDSVENRKECCFIRKVVPLRKALAGNSVWITGLRAEQSENRHDLSLFEYDGNFEIIKFNPLLKWTLEEVETYLSENNVPQNALHKQGFVSIGCAPCTRAIFPGEDIRAGRWWWESSHKECGLHSAKKE, from the coding sequence ATGAGTGCGATTATTGTACAAGAATTATTAGAGAAAACTAAAGCTTTTTCGCTTGACGAAACCTTAGTTTTTTTAGCAAAAGAATTTCCGGGAAAAGTCATTTTTTCGACTTCTTTCGGACAAGAGGATCAAGTAATTACAGATTTTATTGCAAAAAGTGACACAGATATTAAAGTGTTTACTTTAGACACAGGAAGATTATTTCAGGAAACTTATGATGTTTTTCATAAAACATTAAAAAAATATAAAAGACCAATCGAAGTCTTTTTTCCAGAAGCAGCGTCAGTAGAAAAACTGTTACAGGAAAAAGGACCAAACAGCTTTTATGATTCGGTAGAAAACAGAAAAGAATGCTGTTTTATCCGAAAAGTTGTTCCGTTAAGAAAAGCTTTGGCAGGAAACTCAGTTTGGATTACGGGACTTAGAGCTGAACAATCAGAAAACAGACACGATTTAAGTTTGTTTGAATACGACGGAAATTTCGAAATCATCAAATTCAATCCGCTTTTAAAATGGACTTTAGAAGAAGTTGAAACGTATTTATCAGAAAACAATGTTCCTCAAAATGCTTTACACAAACAAGGTTTCGTAAGTATCGGTTGCGCACCTTGTACGAGAGCGATTTTTCCTGGAGAAGATATCAGAGCAGGAAGATGGTGGTGGGAATCAAGCCACAAAGAATGCGGGCTTCACAGTGCTAAGAAAGAGTAG
- a CDS encoding sulfite exporter TauE/SafE family protein, with the protein MEKELKINSADSFKEKLWIGIPVVLLVGLLSVLIYNHHAEFTWDGFVNGFNAEFLVFFAIGVFAQLVDGTLGMGYGATSTSFLLAYGVPPVVSSTAVHVSEMFTTGASALSHHRFGNINKKLVKHLLIPGVLGSITGAYLLSDVINGDVIKPFIAVYMMILAIVIIRKALKKSIEKKKTKKLGALAVFGGFMDSVGGGGWGPIVTSTLLGRGRNPRYTIGSVNAAEFAISFASGITFMLFGGIHGWQVIIGLILGGVVSAPLAAYLVNKIKRKPMMVAVGILIIVLSLKTLSKLL; encoded by the coding sequence ATGGAGAAAGAACTGAAAATAAATAGTGCTGATTCTTTTAAGGAAAAGCTTTGGATTGGAATTCCTGTTGTTTTACTAGTAGGTTTATTATCTGTTTTGATATACAATCATCACGCAGAATTTACGTGGGATGGATTTGTGAATGGTTTTAATGCAGAGTTCCTAGTTTTTTTTGCGATTGGAGTTTTTGCTCAATTGGTTGATGGAACTTTAGGAATGGGTTATGGAGCGACTTCAACGTCATTTTTATTGGCTTATGGAGTTCCACCGGTAGTGAGCAGTACGGCAGTTCACGTTTCAGAAATGTTTACAACGGGTGCATCGGCGCTTTCGCATCATCGTTTTGGAAACATCAATAAAAAACTGGTAAAGCATTTATTGATTCCAGGAGTTTTAGGTTCTATTACAGGAGCTTATTTATTGTCTGATGTTATCAATGGCGATGTCATCAAACCATTTATCGCAGTTTACATGATGATTTTGGCAATTGTTATTATCAGAAAGGCATTAAAAAAGAGTATAGAAAAAAAGAAAACTAAAAAATTAGGTGCTTTGGCTGTTTTCGGCGGATTTATGGATTCTGTTGGAGGCGGAGGCTGGGGGCCAATCGTAACTTCTACTTTATTAGGAAGAGGAAGAAATCCGAGATATACTATTGGTTCAGTAAACGCAGCAGAGTTTGCAATTTCATTTGCAAGTGGTATCACATTTATGCTTTTTGGAGGAATCCACGGCTGGCAGGTTATCATCGGACTGATTCTAGGAGGAGTCGTTTCAGCACCTTTGGCAGCTTATTTAGTAAATAAAATCAAAAGAAAACCAATGATGGTTGCAGTTGGAATTCTAATTATAGTATTGAGTTTAAAAACATTATCTAAATTATTGTAA
- a CDS encoding trans-sulfuration enzyme family protein, whose amino-acid sequence MSTEEFGFETQAIRTQLERSQYLEHSVPLYLSSSFIFEDAEDMRASFTEEKERNIYSRFSNPNTTEFVDKVCKMEGAEAGYAFATGMAAVYSTFAGLLNSGDHIVSASSVFGSTHALFMTYFPKWNIETSYFEINKPETIESFIKPNTKILYAESPTNPGVDVIDLELLGNIAKKHNLILIIDNCFATPYLQQPIKFGAHLVIHSATKLIDGQGRVLGGVTVGNADLIRQIYLFSRNTGPALAPFNAWVLSKSLETLAVRVDRHCENALKVAEFLESHPNVNSVKYPFLKSHPQYEIAKKQMKAGGNIIAFEIKGGIEAGRKFLNSIQLCSLSANIGDTRTIVTHPASTTHSKLSEEDQLAVGITQGLVRVSVGLETVEDVIADLKQALG is encoded by the coding sequence ATGAGTACAGAAGAATTTGGTTTTGAAACACAAGCCATTAGAACACAATTAGAAAGATCTCAGTATTTAGAGCATTCGGTGCCATTATACTTATCGTCAAGTTTTATATTTGAAGATGCCGAAGATATGAGAGCTTCATTTACAGAAGAAAAAGAAAGAAACATTTACAGCCGTTTCAGCAACCCAAATACTACAGAATTTGTAGATAAAGTATGCAAAATGGAAGGCGCAGAAGCTGGTTATGCTTTTGCAACCGGAATGGCAGCGGTATATTCTACTTTTGCTGGCTTGTTGAATTCAGGCGATCATATTGTTTCGGCGAGCAGCGTTTTTGGTTCTACTCACGCTTTGTTCATGACTTATTTTCCAAAATGGAATATCGAAACTTCTTATTTCGAAATTAACAAGCCAGAAACAATCGAGAGTTTTATAAAGCCAAACACCAAAATATTATACGCAGAATCTCCAACAAATCCTGGAGTTGATGTTATTGACTTAGAATTGTTGGGCAATATTGCTAAAAAACACAACTTGATTTTAATTATCGACAACTGTTTTGCAACGCCTTATTTGCAACAGCCAATTAAATTTGGAGCGCATTTGGTAATTCATTCGGCGACTAAATTAATTGACGGACAAGGACGTGTTTTAGGCGGTGTAACGGTTGGAAATGCTGATTTAATCAGACAGATTTATTTGTTTTCGAGAAATACAGGTCCAGCTTTAGCTCCGTTTAATGCTTGGGTGCTTTCAAAAAGTTTGGAAACATTGGCAGTTCGCGTGGACAGACACTGCGAAAATGCTTTAAAAGTAGCTGAATTTTTAGAAAGTCATCCAAATGTAAATAGCGTAAAATATCCGTTCCTGAAATCTCATCCGCAATACGAAATTGCTAAAAAACAAATGAAAGCGGGTGGAAATATCATTGCATTTGAAATCAAAGGCGGCATCGAGGCGGGAAGAAAATTCTTGAATTCAATTCAGCTTTGTTCGTTATCAGCAAACATTGGTGACACAAGAACAATTGTTACGCATCCAGCATCAACAACACACAGCAAATTGTCTGAAGAAGATCAATTGGCAGTTGGAATTACACAAGGATTGGTTCGTGTTTCTGTTGGTTTAGAAACGGTTGAAGATGTAATTGCCGATTTGAAGCAAGCATTAGGTTAA
- the thrA gene encoding bifunctional aspartate kinase/homoserine dehydrogenase I, protein MKVLKFGGKSLSNGEGLNKVVSIISDKVNQGEQIAVVVSARGNATDELEDILRIAAKNGNYKPLLESFKAYQTSDYPEVDLSEEFNILDKLFEGVSLIGDYSSKIKDQILSKGELLSAKLLTAILIEKGIPANFVDTRELLKTDSKFGDAQPLEQLSKKNVINYFKLHNGETVNIVTGFIGSNNNNDTTTLGRNGSNYTASLIANYLNAEELQNFTHVDGIYTANPDLVADAKKIEYLSFNEANELANFGATILHAKTIIPLLEKNIPLRILNTFNHENRGTLITSDSNKEGIKTLSVLENVSLVNLEGRGLLGKAGVDARIFKVMGDHNISVSIISQGSSERGIGLVVAKDKATLAMVELEKEFENDFYSKDVNQITVTDNVSVISIIGQDLSTFHKPYTALIKNKIVPILFNNTVTGKNVSLVVKKEELNKALNVIHGEIFGVSKKINIAIFGHGLVGGTLINQILESAAAIEKRKDIKLNVFAIANSKKLLLNKNGVTSNWKNDIQTKGEAYTLNDIIAYANEYHLENLIAIDNTASASFVENYIPLVESSFDLISSNKVANTLTYGFYKELRKALAENQKNYLYETNVGAGLPLIDTIKLLHLSGENITKIKGVFSGTLSYLFNNFSAKDAPFSEILQEAIDNGYTEPDPREDLCGNDVGRKLLILARELDLQNEFEEISIQNLIPEHLREGNVSDFLTKLKEFDPIYEKIKAEQQPNHVLRYIGELSGDLQNDKGNLEVKLVSVPKDTALGGLKGSDSFFEIYTESYGDRPIVIQGAGAGSAVTARGVFGDILRLSDKG, encoded by the coding sequence ATGAAAGTATTAAAATTTGGAGGCAAATCGTTATCAAACGGAGAAGGACTTAACAAAGTAGTTTCAATCATTTCAGATAAAGTAAATCAAGGCGAACAAATTGCCGTAGTTGTTTCTGCGCGCGGTAATGCAACAGATGAATTAGAAGATATTTTAAGAATTGCCGCTAAAAACGGAAATTATAAACCATTATTAGAAAGTTTTAAAGCGTATCAAACTTCAGATTATCCAGAAGTTGATTTGTCTGAGGAATTCAATATTTTAGATAAACTCTTTGAAGGAGTAAGTCTTATTGGTGATTACAGCAGCAAAATTAAAGATCAGATTTTGTCTAAAGGCGAATTGCTTTCGGCTAAATTATTGACTGCCATTTTAATCGAAAAAGGAATTCCAGCAAACTTTGTTGATACAAGAGAATTGCTTAAAACCGATTCAAAATTTGGTGACGCACAGCCTTTGGAACAACTTTCAAAGAAAAATGTGATCAATTATTTCAAGCTTCATAACGGAGAAACAGTGAATATCGTAACAGGTTTCATTGGTTCAAACAACAATAACGACACTACAACTTTAGGAAGAAACGGAAGTAATTATACCGCTTCGTTAATTGCGAATTATTTAAATGCCGAAGAACTTCAAAATTTCACGCATGTTGACGGAATTTATACCGCAAATCCTGATTTAGTTGCTGATGCTAAAAAAATTGAATATTTGTCATTTAATGAAGCAAATGAGCTGGCTAATTTTGGCGCAACGATTCTGCATGCAAAAACGATTATTCCGTTATTAGAAAAAAATATTCCGCTTCGTATTTTAAATACCTTCAACCATGAAAATCGAGGAACCTTAATCACTTCAGATTCAAATAAAGAAGGAATTAAAACGCTTTCAGTTTTGGAAAATGTGTCATTAGTGAATCTTGAAGGCCGAGGATTGCTTGGAAAAGCTGGAGTTGACGCCCGAATTTTCAAAGTAATGGGCGATCACAATATCAGCGTAAGTATTATTTCACAAGGTTCTTCAGAAAGAGGAATCGGGTTGGTTGTCGCAAAAGACAAAGCAACACTTGCAATGGTTGAATTGGAAAAAGAGTTTGAAAACGACTTTTATTCTAAAGATGTAAACCAGATTACGGTTACCGATAATGTATCTGTAATTTCTATCATCGGACAGGATTTGAGCACTTTCCATAAACCATATACAGCTTTAATCAAAAACAAAATAGTTCCGATTTTATTCAACAACACCGTTACAGGTAAAAACGTGAGTTTGGTTGTTAAAAAAGAAGAATTAAATAAAGCTTTAAACGTAATTCACGGAGAAATCTTCGGAGTTTCTAAAAAAATCAACATTGCGATTTTCGGCCACGGATTAGTTGGAGGAACTTTGATCAATCAAATTTTAGAATCGGCCGCAGCGATTGAAAAACGTAAAGATATTAAGCTGAATGTTTTTGCAATTGCCAACTCTAAAAAACTGCTTTTAAATAAAAATGGCGTAACTTCAAATTGGAAAAACGATATCCAAACAAAAGGGGAAGCTTATACGCTAAATGATATTATTGCTTACGCGAATGAATATCATTTAGAGAATTTAATTGCAATTGATAATACAGCAAGTGCTTCTTTTGTAGAAAATTATATTCCGCTTGTAGAAAGCAGTTTCGATTTGATTTCTTCAAATAAGGTTGCAAATACATTGACTTATGGTTTTTACAAAGAATTGAGAAAAGCTTTGGCAGAAAATCAGAAAAATTATTTATACGAAACCAATGTTGGTGCGGGATTACCGTTAATTGATACCATAAAATTACTGCATCTTTCGGGAGAAAATATCACGAAAATTAAAGGGGTTTTCTCTGGAACATTAAGTTATTTATTCAATAATTTCTCTGCAAAAGATGCTCCGTTTAGCGAAATTTTGCAAGAAGCAATTGATAACGGATATACAGAACCAGATCCGCGTGAGGATTTATGTGGAAATGACGTGGGAAGAAAATTATTGATTTTGGCAAGAGAATTAGATTTGCAGAATGAATTTGAGGAAATCTCAATTCAGAATTTAATTCCGGAACATTTAAGAGAAGGAAATGTTTCTGATTTCTTGACGAAGTTGAAAGAATTCGACCCAATTTACGAGAAAATAAAAGCCGAACAACAGCCAAATCATGTATTGAGATATATTGGAGAGTTGTCTGGAGATTTGCAAAATGATAAAGGAAATTTAGAAGTAAAATTAGTTTCAGTGCCAAAAGATACAGCTTTGGGCGGATTAAAAGGTTCTGATTCTTTCTTCGAAATTTACACAGAATCTTACGGAGATCGTCCAATCGTGATTCAGGGAGCCGGTGCAGGTTCTGCGGTTACGGCAAGAGGAGTTTTTGGAGATATTTTGAGATTGTCTGATAAAGGGTAA
- a CDS encoding alpha/beta hydrolase codes for MEKPRLLLLSDLFGGNPEWIHYYIEILEPKFDVQYYDILKLARIDSSNEKEIHNQFLSGGIEKAVSNLLDSKKGEVAVLGFSMGGTIAWKASLKGLKTTKLILVSSTRLRFETEKPSCEIKLCFGEKDLNAPKSDWFLGLKISNQIIENEDHCLYQKKDNAFLICTSFL; via the coding sequence ATGGAAAAACCAAGATTGCTTTTGTTGTCAGATTTATTTGGAGGCAATCCCGAATGGATTCACTATTATATCGAAATTTTAGAACCTAAATTTGATGTTCAATATTATGATATTTTAAAATTAGCCCGGATTGATTCATCAAATGAAAAAGAAATTCACAATCAATTTTTAAGCGGAGGAATAGAGAAGGCGGTAAGTAATTTGTTGGATTCTAAAAAAGGAGAAGTAGCAGTTTTAGGTTTCAGTATGGGAGGAACAATTGCATGGAAAGCCTCTTTAAAAGGATTGAAAACAACAAAATTAATTTTGGTTTCTTCGACAAGATTGCGTTTTGAAACTGAAAAACCAAGCTGCGAAATCAAGCTTTGTTTTGGTGAAAAGGATTTGAATGCACCAAAAAGTGATTGGTTTTTGGGGCTAAAAATTTCCAATCAGATTATAGAAAATGAAGATCACTGTTTGTATCAGAAAAAAGACAATGCATTTTTAATTTGTACTAGTTTTTTGTAG
- a CDS encoding RDD family protein: MSNSGYILDDRLLASVGIRFLNYILDTIFVVAIFMGLCLFAGVLIGLFELTGLSQWMNELGDWGWNMVIFTIYFFYFLITEGLFGRSLAKFITGTVVVDEYGEKPDFGMIVRRSLCRFIPFDVFSYFGTRGWHDSISDTYVVNKKALAEEIKTFHEFNLIGNNEVI; the protein is encoded by the coding sequence ATGAGTAATTCTGGATACATTCTTGATGACCGATTGCTGGCTTCGGTGGGAATTCGTTTTTTAAATTATATTTTAGATACAATATTTGTTGTTGCTATTTTTATGGGACTTTGTCTTTTTGCAGGTGTTTTGATTGGTTTATTTGAATTGACAGGTTTAAGTCAATGGATGAACGAATTAGGAGATTGGGGCTGGAATATGGTAATTTTCACAATTTATTTTTTCTATTTTTTAATTACCGAAGGATTATTCGGACGATCATTGGCCAAATTTATTACAGGAACTGTTGTAGTTGACGAATATGGTGAAAAACCAGATTTTGGAATGATTGTTAGAAGAAGTCTATGTCGTTTTATTCCTTTTGATGTGTTTTCGTATTTTGGAACAAGAGGTTGGCACGATTCTATTTCTGATACTTATGTGGTGAATAAAAAAGCATTAGCAGAAGAAATAAAAACCTTTCATGAGTTCAATTTAATTGGAAATAACGAAGTAATTTGA
- the cysD gene encoding sulfate adenylyltransferase subunit CysD produces MSNKKTMSSVLKTNALESEAIYIFREVISQFDKPVLLFSGGKDSITLVRLAQKAFFPAKIPFPLLHVDTGHNFPETIAFRDKLVEELGLELIVRNVQDAIDEGKVVEETGKYSSRNSLQTTTLLDAIEEFKFDACIGGARRDEEKARAKERIFSVRDDFGQWDEKNQRPELFDILNGKIENGQNVRVFPISNWTELDVWSYIEKEKIEIPSIYFSHKRKVFLRDGLIWSHSPFVYQEEDEQIEERIVRFRTVGDMSCTAAVESYAATIEEVVGEIRSSTISERGARIDDKRSEAAMEKRKQQGYF; encoded by the coding sequence ATATCAAACAAAAAAACAATGAGTTCAGTATTAAAAACAAACGCTTTAGAGAGTGAAGCGATATACATTTTCAGAGAAGTAATTTCACAGTTTGACAAACCGGTTTTACTTTTCTCAGGAGGAAAAGATTCTATCACATTAGTGCGTTTGGCGCAAAAAGCATTTTTCCCTGCTAAGATTCCGTTTCCTCTTTTGCACGTTGATACGGGACACAATTTCCCTGAAACAATTGCTTTCAGAGATAAATTGGTAGAAGAATTAGGTTTAGAGTTGATTGTTCGTAATGTTCAGGATGCTATTGATGAAGGAAAAGTAGTTGAAGAAACTGGAAAATACTCAAGTAGAAACAGTTTACAAACAACAACACTTTTAGATGCAATTGAAGAATTTAAGTTTGATGCTTGTATTGGTGGAGCGCGTCGTGATGAGGAAAAAGCAAGAGCAAAAGAACGTATTTTCTCAGTTCGTGATGATTTCGGACAATGGGACGAAAAAAATCAGAGACCTGAGTTGTTTGATATTTTGAATGGAAAAATTGAAAATGGCCAAAACGTTCGTGTTTTCCCAATTTCAAACTGGACAGAATTAGATGTTTGGAGTTATATCGAGAAAGAAAAAATCGAGATTCCGTCAATCTATTTCTCACATAAAAGAAAAGTTTTTTTGAGAGACGGTTTAATCTGGTCGCATTCTCCTTTTGTGTACCAAGAAGAAGACGAACAAATCGAAGAAAGAATTGTTCGCTTCAGAACCGTTGGAGATATGAGCTGTACAGCGGCTGTTGAATCTTACGCAGCAACAATCGAAGAAGTAGTTGGAGAAATTAGATCGTCAACAATTTCAGAAAGAGGAGCCAGAATTGATGATAAACGTTCTGAAGCTGCGATGGAGAAAAGAAAACAACAAGGATACTTTTAG
- a CDS encoding RrF2 family transcriptional regulator translates to MLSKKTKYGIKALTYLARRENNEPVQIAEIAKNEHISIKFLESILLLLRNSGFLGAKKGKGGGYYLIKDPKDISMAKVYRILEGPIALLPCASHNFYERCDDCDDESTCAARRLMTEVRDNTLKILESNSLADIAF, encoded by the coding sequence GTGCTTTCAAAGAAAACAAAATACGGAATTAAGGCTTTAACTTATTTGGCAAGAAGGGAAAATAATGAACCGGTTCAAATTGCCGAAATCGCAAAAAATGAACATATTTCGATTAAGTTTTTAGAAAGTATTTTGCTGTTGTTGAGAAACTCAGGTTTTCTTGGAGCCAAAAAAGGAAAAGGCGGTGGATACTATCTGATTAAAGATCCAAAAGACATCAGCATGGCAAAAGTCTACCGAATTTTGGAAGGGCCAATTGCCTTATTGCCTTGTGCAAGCCATAATTTCTACGAAAGATGCGATGACTGTGATGATGAATCAACTTGTGCAGCACGACGTTTAATGACAGAAGTTCGTGATAATACCCTTAAAATATTAGAAAGCAATTCTTTAGCAGATATTGCCTTTTAG
- a CDS encoding OsmC family protein, giving the protein MKVTLNRVNDAFHFKVKNERGHVVDVDSRAEFGGSDLGASPMELVLMGVAGCSAIDMISILKKQRQEITSFNAEVEGTRVQIEEAKPFKEIDVVFYLEGEISPDKAKKAAQLSFEKYCSVAKTVEPTATISYKVVLNNEAL; this is encoded by the coding sequence ATGAAAGTAACTTTAAACAGAGTAAATGACGCATTTCATTTCAAAGTAAAAAATGAACGCGGACACGTAGTTGACGTTGACAGCAGAGCCGAATTTGGCGGAAGCGATTTAGGAGCAAGTCCAATGGAATTAGTTTTAATGGGAGTTGCGGGATGCAGTGCTATCGATATGATTTCAATTTTGAAAAAACAGCGTCAGGAAATTACTTCTTTTAACGCTGAGGTTGAAGGAACACGAGTTCAAATCGAGGAAGCAAAACCTTTCAAAGAAATCGATGTGGTTTTTTATTTAGAAGGAGAAATCAGTCCAGATAAAGCAAAAAAAGCGGCACAGCTTTCTTTCGAGAAATATTGCTCAGTTGCCAAAACTGTTGAGCCAACAGCGACCATTAGCTACAAAGTTGTCTTGAACAACGAAGCTTTATAA
- a CDS encoding sulfite exporter TauE/SafE family protein: MDFQIGLVIAGLVVGFIVGLTGVGGGSLMTPILLYFNIPPTTAVGTDLLYAAFTKAGGVFVHNKKGNINWKITGWLTLGSVPASLITLWILNSIKTDIETINGVIKYSLGWALLFTSVAIIFKNKILKFSQKHAGDKFHSESTAQNALTIGIGILLGATVTLTSIGAGALGTVTLFFLYPLLPTPRLVGTEIAHAVPLTLVAGIGHASMGNLDLGLLGQLLMGSLPGIYMGSMLSGKVPDQFLRNAIAVMLFMAGYKLIF; the protein is encoded by the coding sequence ATGGATTTTCAAATAGGTCTTGTAATTGCAGGATTAGTTGTTGGTTTTATTGTTGGACTCACGGGAGTTGGTGGCGGTTCTTTAATGACTCCAATTTTATTATACTTCAATATTCCGCCAACAACCGCAGTAGGAACCGATTTATTATATGCCGCATTCACCAAAGCAGGAGGCGTTTTTGTTCACAATAAAAAAGGAAACATTAACTGGAAAATTACAGGTTGGCTCACCCTTGGCAGTGTCCCTGCTTCTTTAATAACTTTATGGATTCTAAATAGCATCAAGACTGATATTGAAACTATAAATGGTGTTATTAAATATAGTTTAGGCTGGGCATTATTATTTACTTCTGTTGCTATTATATTTAAAAACAAAATTTTGAAGTTCTCTCAAAAACATGCGGGAGATAAATTTCATAGCGAAAGCACAGCTCAAAATGCATTGACTATCGGAATTGGAATATTACTTGGCGCTACTGTAACCTTAACTTCTATTGGAGCTGGGGCCTTAGGAACTGTAACTTTATTTTTCCTTTATCCGCTATTGCCAACACCAAGATTAGTAGGAACCGAAATCGCACACGCTGTTCCTTTGACATTGGTTGCTGGAATTGGACATGCTTCAATGGGAAATTTAGATTTAGGCTTGCTAGGACAATTATTAATGGGATCTCTTCCTGGAATTTACATGGGAAGTATGCTAAGCGGAAAAGTGCCAGATCAGTTTCTTAGAAATGCCATAGCTGTAATGCTTTTTATGGCAGGATATAAATTGATTTTTTAA
- a CDS encoding sulfate adenylyltransferase subunit 1: MDVLKIATAGSVDDGKSTLIGRLLYDTKSLTTDKIEAIEKSSKQKGYDYLDFSLATDGLVAEREQGITIDVAHIYFSTAKKSYIIADTPGHVEYTRNMVTGASTSQVSIILIDARKGVIEQTYRHFFINNLLRVKEVIVAINKMDLVDYSEEVFNKIKADFEALNAKSTFKEQNVSYIPLSAINGGNVVDKSENMPWYEGQTVLEHLEGLHSHDVYEAGKARFPVQTVIRPKTEEYHDFRGYAGKLYGNSIKVGDAVTVLPSLTESKVSKIHFFDKTFDEAVAGSSITIELENDINVTRGDMIVKSDELPKIEKDITTTVCWMDSKKLVPGTKYLVQHNTNRVLAKVESIKNTIATDYSGTTEASQLAINEIGEVTIKLSKPLYFDSYNENKSNGAFILIDTATNTTAGVGFIR; this comes from the coding sequence ATGGACGTTTTAAAAATAGCAACAGCAGGAAGTGTAGATGACGGAAAAAGTACTTTGATCGGGAGATTATTGTATGATACAAAATCGTTGACGACTGATAAAATTGAAGCAATCGAAAAAAGCAGTAAACAAAAAGGATACGATTACCTTGATTTTTCTTTGGCAACTGACGGATTAGTGGCGGAAAGAGAGCAAGGAATCACGATTGATGTTGCGCATATTTATTTTTCGACTGCAAAGAAAAGTTACATTATTGCCGATACTCCAGGTCACGTAGAATATACCAGAAACATGGTTACAGGAGCTTCAACTTCTCAGGTTTCGATCATTTTGATTGATGCCAGAAAAGGAGTTATCGAGCAAACATACCGTCACTTTTTTATTAATAACTTATTGAGAGTAAAAGAAGTAATCGTTGCCATCAACAAAATGGACTTGGTAGATTATTCAGAAGAAGTTTTCAATAAAATCAAAGCTGATTTTGAGGCTTTAAATGCAAAAAGTACATTCAAAGAGCAAAACGTAAGTTACATTCCGTTAAGCGCAATCAACGGCGGAAACGTGGTTGACAAATCAGAGAATATGCCTTGGTACGAAGGACAAACAGTTTTAGAACATTTAGAAGGATTGCATTCCCATGATGTTTACGAAGCAGGAAAAGCACGTTTTCCAGTTCAGACTGTTATTCGTCCAAAAACAGAAGAATATCACGATTTCAGAGGTTACGCAGGGAAATTATACGGAAATTCTATTAAAGTTGGAGATGCCGTAACGGTTCTTCCTTCTTTAACAGAATCAAAAGTATCTAAAATTCACTTCTTCGATAAAACATTTGACGAAGCCGTTGCAGGTTCATCAATTACAATCGAATTAGAAAATGATATCAATGTAACAAGAGGCGATATGATTGTAAAATCAGATGAGCTTCCAAAAATTGAAAAAGATATCACAACGACAGTTTGCTGGATGGACAGTAAAAAACTGGTTCCAGGAACTAAATATTTGGTACAACACAATACAAACAGAGTTTTAGCAAAAGTAGAAAGCATTAAAAATACAATTGCAACAGATTACTCAGGAACGACAGAAGCTTCTCAATTAGCAATCAACGAAATTGGAGAAGTAACGATCAAATTAAGCAAACCGTTATATTTTGATTCATACAACGAAAACAAATCAAACGGAGCTTTCATCTTAATTGATACAGCAACAAACACAACAGCAGGAGTAGGATTCATTCGCTAG